Proteins co-encoded in one Thermomicrobiales bacterium genomic window:
- a CDS encoding thioredoxin domain-containing protein — translation MPNRLSRETSPYLLQHADNPVDWYPWSDEALERARAEDKPILLSIGYSACHWCHVMAHESFENDEIAALMNRLYINIKVDREERPDLDSIYMTATQLLTGHGGWPMTVFLTPGGKPFYAGTYFPPADRGSMPGFSRILLAVHEAWEQRRTEVAAGADRVAVALQAQFEAMPDEGQLTPGLLDEAARNLSTQYDRVNGGFGGAPKFPSPMALELLLRVHQRTGAEQALRMVEHTLDTMGRGGIYDQIGGGFHRYAVDAVWLVPHFEKMLYDNALMSHLYTIAWQVTGDPFHRAIATETVDYVLREMTDPDGGFHATQDADTEGEEGRFYAWTPSEIRAALDDDPLATDVIALLDITERGNFEGSNVLSIARAEDRLRWREGDLAAARQRLFNTRSARVHPSRDDKVLTSWNGMMLRAVATAAWAFDNARYRQAAVANAAFVRDRLWDGKQLARVWMRGEARIPGYLEDYANFIDGLLATWQATFDPAWVVLADQVSRTMLDEFYVDGAFYDARATGDALIGRPRDFSDNATPSGNSVACDVLLRLAHLTGDIDLTRIARGVLSGLAPHAAGNALGYGRLLCAADLAVGPIAEVAISGDLIDAGLLLTPLREMFLPRAVIALGNPDGGAALVVPLLADRPRIEDKATVYVCRNYTCELPATDPAIMLAQLAEITGEPQRSP, via the coding sequence GTGCCAAACCGCTTATCCCGCGAAACCAGCCCCTACCTGTTGCAGCACGCCGATAATCCGGTCGACTGGTATCCCTGGAGTGACGAGGCGCTCGAGCGCGCCCGCGCCGAGGACAAGCCAATCCTGCTGTCGATCGGCTACTCCGCGTGTCACTGGTGTCATGTAATGGCCCACGAGAGCTTCGAGAACGACGAGATCGCCGCGCTGATGAACCGGCTCTACATCAACATCAAGGTCGATCGCGAGGAACGTCCTGACCTCGACTCGATCTATATGACTGCCACCCAGCTCCTCACTGGCCACGGCGGCTGGCCGATGACGGTGTTCCTCACCCCGGGTGGTAAGCCGTTCTACGCTGGGACCTACTTCCCGCCGGCCGATCGCGGTTCGATGCCCGGCTTTTCCCGTATTTTGCTCGCCGTCCACGAGGCGTGGGAGCAGCGCCGGACGGAGGTCGCGGCCGGAGCCGACCGCGTCGCCGTCGCGCTGCAGGCCCAGTTCGAGGCGATGCCCGATGAAGGGCAGCTCACCCCGGGTCTCCTTGACGAAGCCGCCAGAAATCTCTCTACCCAGTATGACCGTGTCAACGGTGGGTTCGGCGGAGCGCCGAAGTTCCCGTCACCGATGGCGCTCGAGCTGCTTCTCCGAGTCCACCAACGCACTGGCGCCGAGCAGGCCCTGCGCATGGTCGAGCACACGCTCGACACGATGGGCCGTGGCGGCATCTATGACCAGATTGGCGGTGGCTTCCATCGCTACGCCGTCGATGCTGTCTGGCTCGTCCCGCACTTCGAGAAGATGCTCTACGACAACGCCCTGATGTCCCATCTCTACACGATCGCCTGGCAGGTCACGGGCGATCCGTTCCACCGCGCGATCGCGACCGAGACGGTCGACTATGTCCTGCGCGAGATGACCGACCCGGACGGCGGCTTCCACGCTACCCAGGATGCGGACACCGAAGGCGAGGAAGGCAGATTTTACGCCTGGACCCCCTCCGAGATCCGCGCTGCGCTCGACGATGATCCCCTGGCGACCGATGTCATCGCGCTTCTCGATATCACCGAGCGCGGCAACTTCGAGGGCTCGAACGTCCTCTCGATCGCGCGCGCTGAAGATCGCCTCCGCTGGCGTGAAGGTGACCTCGCTGCCGCGCGCCAGCGGCTCTTCAACACCCGATCCGCTCGCGTCCACCCCAGCCGCGACGACAAGGTGCTGACCTCCTGGAACGGGATGATGCTCCGGGCCGTTGCGACCGCCGCCTGGGCATTCGACAACGCGCGCTACCGACAAGCCGCAGTCGCAAATGCCGCCTTTGTCCGCGACCGTCTCTGGGACGGCAAACAGCTCGCCCGTGTCTGGATGCGTGGCGAGGCGCGCATCCCCGGCTATCTCGAGGACTACGCCAACTTCATCGACGGTCTCCTCGCGACCTGGCAGGCGACATTCGATCCCGCCTGGGTCGTGCTCGCCGATCAGGTGTCTCGCACGATGCTGGACGAGTTCTACGTCGACGGCGCCTTCTACGATGCCCGTGCCACCGGTGACGCGCTCATCGGCCGGCCCCGCGATTTCAGCGACAACGCCACCCCCAGCGGCAACAGCGTGGCTTGCGATGTCCTGCTTCGCCTGGCCCATCTGACCGGCGATATCGATCTGACCCGAATCGCCAGAGGCGTGCTCAGCGGCCTGGCGCCGCATGCGGCCGGTAACGCGCTCGGCTATGGCCGGCTTCTCTGCGCCGCCGATCTCGCCGTCGGCCCGATCGCCGAGGTCGCCATCAGCGGTGATCTCATCGACGCTGGGTTACTGCTGACTCCACTGCGGGAGATGTTCCTGCCACGCGCCGTCATTGCCCTCGGCAATCCGGACGGTGGGGCGGCCCTCGTCGTTCCACTGCTGGCGGATCGGCCACGAATCGAAGATAAAGCCACCGTCTACGTCTGTCGCAACTACACATGCGAGCTCCCTGCGACTGACCCCGCGATCATGCTGGCGCAACTGGCCGAAATAACGGGTGAACCCCAGCGCTCACCCTGA
- a CDS encoding ATP-dependent helicase, with protein sequence MSGSEPASLRLRPEQRAVVECYRGGYAAIAAVPGAGKTTTLSALAAELIARGDNLGRDRHVMIVTYQNSGVSNFQRAVAARLRERGLPERGIAVRTLHGLANDVLAATRHRVRLDADLIVIDERDAHRLVESVVEEEIVEHSEALMALVLDREDGRSREWPSLQILTVLAARAIDEAKQLQLDADSLRSGLRGGADSRWLPFVASVFDRYERALRERGALDFNDLVTRAVAALEQDPSLAARLRQRWPYLLEDEAQDSTPLQERMLRLIAGPGGNLVRVGDGNQAIMTSFTSSDAQGFRDWLSDPAVQRFTLAGSSRSAQSILTLANHFSDRVRDAYPVVGARTALLHQPIAPVIGPAGLENPLSYGPHGITIRDFETTDDEHTEVVGRAVRWLRAHPGDTVAVLAGRGETGYALALRASEHLPQSRIIRLLGSKDGRPVDLIDRIEPVIIFLLNPDQPRYLSRALERWSTDPDADRVVAAFQRRERDPELVAGLFYPRRSPEAIAAALDVPSPWTDAEAATLRRLAHAPAWLDARLSPPHDLLALVAATIEPVDADRATFNRVIATIRDAEPDPDRDRLANLLRWLQETRDRHRRLRGTPEDDSVRVLPGTLTVSTFHQAKGLEWDVVFATGCDDYWFPGSLEIYRPQMRNYLGPGDPLVESRNELRALARAWRPDHPLRDPSAALEADSIEVVAERLRLLYVALTRARRALWISWHRAGHRPQRESPVLPMLQSILSEVIAESR encoded by the coding sequence GTGAGCGGGTCAGAACCCGCCTCACTGCGCCTGCGGCCCGAACAGCGGGCGGTTGTCGAATGCTATCGCGGCGGCTACGCCGCCATCGCAGCCGTGCCGGGGGCCGGCAAGACGACGACGCTCTCAGCTCTCGCCGCGGAGCTGATCGCACGGGGTGATAATCTCGGCCGGGATCGGCACGTGATGATCGTCACGTATCAGAACTCCGGTGTGTCCAACTTCCAGCGCGCCGTTGCTGCCCGTCTTCGCGAACGAGGTCTGCCCGAGCGGGGCATCGCAGTCCGCACGCTCCACGGTCTGGCAAACGACGTGCTCGCCGCGACACGCCATCGCGTTCGCCTCGATGCGGATCTGATCGTCATCGACGAGCGCGATGCCCACCGCCTGGTCGAATCTGTCGTTGAGGAAGAGATCGTCGAACACAGCGAAGCGCTCATGGCGCTGGTGCTCGACCGCGAGGATGGTCGCTCGCGCGAGTGGCCCAGCCTGCAAATTCTGACAGTCCTCGCCGCGCGCGCCATCGACGAAGCCAAGCAGTTGCAACTCGACGCTGACTCACTCCGCAGTGGGCTACGCGGCGGCGCGGACTCCCGTTGGCTGCCGTTTGTCGCCAGCGTGTTCGACCGCTACGAACGAGCCCTGCGCGAACGCGGCGCGCTCGATTTCAACGATCTTGTCACCCGCGCGGTTGCCGCGCTCGAGCAGGATCCATCGCTCGCCGCCCGGCTTCGCCAGCGGTGGCCGTACCTGCTGGAAGATGAAGCGCAGGACAGCACCCCTCTGCAGGAGCGTATGCTCCGGCTCATCGCGGGTCCTGGCGGCAATCTCGTCAGGGTTGGCGATGGCAACCAGGCCATCATGACCAGCTTTACCTCTAGCGATGCTCAAGGGTTTCGAGACTGGCTATCCGACCCGGCGGTCCAACGATTCACGCTGGCCGGCTCGAGTCGATCGGCCCAGTCGATTCTCACACTCGCCAACCACTTCTCCGATAGAGTCCGCGACGCCTACCCCGTCGTTGGTGCGCGAACCGCGCTGCTTCACCAGCCGATCGCGCCGGTCATCGGGCCGGCCGGCCTGGAAAATCCTCTTTCCTACGGGCCTCATGGCATTACGATTCGCGACTTCGAGACTACCGATGACGAGCACACCGAGGTCGTCGGCCGCGCCGTCCGCTGGCTCCGCGCTCATCCCGGCGACACCGTCGCTGTCCTCGCCGGCCGTGGCGAGACAGGCTACGCCCTCGCGCTTCGCGCGTCCGAACATCTCCCCCAGTCGCGAATCATCCGGCTGCTTGGCTCGAAGGATGGCCGCCCTGTCGATCTGATCGATCGGATCGAGCCCGTCATCATTTTCCTCCTCAATCCCGACCAGCCCCGCTATCTCTCCCGTGCGCTGGAACGATGGTCCACCGATCCCGATGCCGACCGGGTTGTTGCTGCATTTCAACGGCGAGAGCGCGATCCCGAGCTCGTCGCCGGCCTGTTCTACCCGCGCCGCAGCCCCGAGGCGATCGCCGCCGCCCTCGACGTCCCGTCACCATGGACCGACGCCGAGGCAGCGACACTCCGGCGGCTCGCCCATGCGCCGGCCTGGCTTGATGCCCGTCTCTCTCCGCCTCACGACCTGCTCGCCCTCGTCGCCGCGACGATCGAGCCAGTGGACGCCGACCGCGCGACCTTCAACCGCGTCATTGCCACCATCCGCGACGCCGAGCCGGATCCCGACCGTGACCGCCTGGCCAACCTGTTACGCTGGCTCCAGGAAACGCGCGATCGTCACCGCCGCCTCCGTGGCACCCCAGAGGATGACTCGGTCCGCGTACTTCCTGGCACGCTCACCGTATCGACCTTCCATCAGGCCAAAGGGCTGGAGTGGGATGTCGTCTTTGCGACCGGCTGTGATGATTACTGGTTTCCCGGCTCTCTCGAGATCTACCGGCCACAGATGCGCAACTATCTCGGCCCTGGCGACCCGCTCGTCGAATCCCGAAACGAGCTTCGCGCTCTCGCTCGTGCCTGGCGGCCCGACCACCCACTCCGCGACCCCAGCGCCGCGTTGGAGGCGGACAGCATCGAGGTCGTTGCCGAAAGGCTGCGCTTGCTCTATGTCGCCCTCACCCGCGCGCGCCGCGCGCTCTGGATCTCCTGGCACCGTGCCGGCCACCGTCCCCAGCGTGAGTCGCCGGTGCTTCCGATGCTCCAGTCGATCCTGTCCGAGGTCATTGCCGAGTCGAGATGA
- a CDS encoding pentapeptide repeat-containing protein, producing MDDQPEPWIEREHVGESFDSVDLYRAVMQGCRFSGCSFRSVDLDEAVTDHCLFDSCDFSGARLNGSRHDGSAFLNCRFSLANLTDARFEQCKMTGSSFAEARFMTVAIVGGDWSFVIFAGHDLRRIDLHDVRLADANLEDCNLERANFRGSDLTNASLLRARLRGADLRGARLDGVDLSLLNLRGVRLDLDHAVLLARSLGAVIDLEA from the coding sequence ATCGACGACCAGCCGGAACCCTGGATCGAACGCGAGCACGTAGGCGAGTCGTTCGACAGCGTCGATCTCTACCGCGCCGTCATGCAGGGCTGTCGCTTCTCTGGCTGCTCGTTCCGCAGCGTTGACCTCGATGAGGCCGTCACCGACCACTGTCTCTTTGACTCCTGCGATTTCTCCGGGGCGCGGCTGAACGGCTCCCGTCATGACGGCAGTGCCTTCCTCAACTGTCGCTTCTCCCTCGCTAACCTGACCGACGCGCGCTTCGAACAGTGCAAGATGACCGGCTCGTCGTTTGCCGAAGCGCGATTCATGACGGTCGCGATTGTCGGCGGCGACTGGTCGTTCGTCATCTTCGCCGGCCACGACTTGCGCCGCATCGATCTGCATGATGTCCGTCTTGCCGACGCAAATCTGGAGGACTGTAATCTCGAGCGCGCCAACTTCCGCGGCAGCGATCTCACCAATGCCAGCTTGCTGCGCGCCCGGTTACGCGGCGCAGATCTCCGCGGCGCTCGCCTTGACGGCGTCGATCTGTCGCTTCTCAACCTGCGCGGTGTCCGGCTCGATCTCGACCATGCGGTATTGCTGGCCCGCTCTCTTGGCGCGGTGATCGATCTCGAAGCCTGA
- a CDS encoding LLM class flavin-dependent oxidoreductase encodes MARPRITVGMHLPPKPPVVTLRALAYASRLMRLESLTVWDHVQDLFPQSLWDEDFTWLARLSKSPHEMLDYQVTLGYLAAHAGRLRLGVGVTEAIRRHPVLIAQSMATLAHVSRRAPILGIGTGERENVEPYGLSMSWSVSRLEEALQIIRLCWTSEGPVDFDGRFYTLTQAALDLQPPPNRVPRIWVAAHGPRMLDLTGRYGDGWLPVLVTDPDDYAARLATIRAAAQTAGRDPAAILPAMQAYVVAAPTEREAREMLGAPPIRFIAVLAPAEMWRRHGVAHPFGDDFRGFFDYVPSEHTREQLLDAMARVPVDALAEVLMWGTPAQVAARIRAFGEAGLRHANLELASAAVSPRAAANSLRAIWQIRRLVNAR; translated from the coding sequence TTGGCGCGACCACGCATCACGGTTGGTATGCACCTGCCGCCGAAACCCCCTGTTGTCACCCTGCGCGCGTTGGCCTATGCGTCCCGCCTGATGCGGTTGGAATCGCTCACCGTCTGGGATCACGTTCAGGATCTTTTCCCGCAGTCGCTGTGGGATGAGGATTTCACGTGGCTTGCGCGCCTGAGCAAGTCTCCCCACGAGATGCTTGACTACCAGGTCACGCTTGGCTACCTCGCTGCTCACGCCGGCCGGCTTCGGCTTGGCGTCGGTGTCACTGAGGCGATCCGCCGACATCCGGTTCTGATTGCCCAGTCAATGGCCACCCTCGCCCATGTCAGCCGCCGCGCTCCGATCCTGGGCATCGGCACCGGCGAGCGAGAGAATGTCGAGCCCTACGGCCTCTCGATGTCCTGGTCGGTCAGCCGGCTGGAGGAAGCGCTTCAGATCATCCGTCTGTGCTGGACATCCGAGGGTCCGGTCGATTTCGATGGCCGCTTCTACACGTTGACGCAGGCCGCGCTCGATCTGCAGCCTCCTCCGAACCGTGTCCCGCGAATCTGGGTTGCAGCCCACGGCCCGCGCATGCTTGACCTGACCGGCAGATATGGGGATGGTTGGCTGCCGGTGCTCGTCACCGACCCGGACGATTACGCTGCCCGCTTGGCGACAATCCGGGCCGCCGCACAGACGGCCGGCCGCGACCCAGCCGCGATCCTGCCTGCGATGCAGGCATACGTCGTCGCGGCGCCGACGGAGCGCGAGGCCCGTGAGATGCTTGGCGCGCCGCCCATCCGCTTTATTGCCGTCCTCGCCCCGGCCGAGATGTGGCGACGTCATGGCGTCGCCCACCCGTTTGGTGATGACTTCAGGGGCTTCTTTGATTACGTCCCCAGCGAGCACACACGTGAACAGCTTCTCGACGCGATGGCCCGTGTTCCGGTCGATGCGCTCGCCGAGGTGCTGATGTGGGGCACACCCGCACAGGTCGCTGCTCGTATCCGCGCCTTCGGCGAGGCCGGGCTACGCCACGCCAATCTCGAGCTGGCCTCCGCGGCCGTCTCACCCCGTGCCGCCGCAAACAGCCTCCGCGCCATCTGGCAGATCCGCCGACTCGTGAATGCGCGCTGA
- a CDS encoding class II aldolase/adducin family protein produces the protein MISSSTDSGKALQDTAATQAASANGHLTFTLNGVARTQRQQWVRDGLVAEMLRRGHIQLPAATDDVGLIVNFTDYDAPKPFRRKAQGTFVTSILETNEQPADIFRAFYPVLIHALSNLGIIMVVRGDEVDAHFMTMEQGHYVVSWDPSRSEADFFAAIYNRLAPLATSQLVINNDYIPDLPKELWDGDEITRQVTWAGEQLGKLNLLPAPWPIQDLLSERDLRHVMRLFGIGGLSYGNLSARRDALTFWMSASGVDKSKLYEVGRDILLVTDYVPERNAMVLSVSPKVKPRRVSVDAIEHFMVYREHPDVGAIVHIHAWMEDIFSTEINYPCGTRELAVAVSDLIRAAPDPSRAVVGLKNHGLTITGRSLPEIFERIDGKILAQVPMS, from the coding sequence ATGATATCCAGTTCAACCGATTCCGGGAAAGCACTGCAGGATACCGCAGCAACCCAGGCGGCTTCTGCAAATGGGCATCTTACCTTTACGCTCAATGGCGTCGCCCGAACCCAGCGCCAGCAGTGGGTGCGCGACGGTCTCGTCGCTGAGATGCTCCGCCGCGGGCATATTCAGCTTCCTGCTGCGACCGATGACGTCGGGTTGATCGTCAACTTCACCGACTACGACGCGCCGAAGCCCTTTCGCCGCAAGGCGCAGGGTACGTTCGTCACCAGTATTCTCGAGACAAACGAACAACCGGCCGACATCTTTCGTGCCTTTTACCCAGTCCTCATCCATGCCCTCTCGAATCTTGGCATCATCATGGTCGTGCGCGGAGACGAAGTCGACGCTCACTTTATGACGATGGAGCAGGGCCACTACGTCGTCTCATGGGATCCTTCGCGCTCCGAGGCGGATTTCTTCGCTGCCATCTATAACCGGCTCGCCCCATTGGCGACATCCCAGCTCGTTATCAACAACGACTACATCCCCGACCTGCCCAAGGAGCTATGGGACGGCGATGAAATCACGCGCCAGGTGACCTGGGCCGGCGAGCAGCTCGGCAAGCTTAACCTGCTCCCCGCCCCATGGCCGATTCAGGATCTGCTCTCCGAACGCGACCTCCGGCATGTGATGCGTCTCTTTGGCATCGGCGGTCTGTCGTACGGCAACCTCTCAGCCCGCCGCGACGCGTTGACCTTCTGGATGAGCGCGAGTGGCGTCGACAAGTCCAAGCTCTATGAGGTCGGGCGCGATATTCTGCTCGTCACAGACTACGTCCCCGAGCGTAATGCGATGGTCCTGAGCGTCTCGCCAAAGGTCAAGCCCCGGCGCGTCTCGGTCGATGCGATCGAGCACTTCATGGTCTATCGCGAGCATCCCGATGTCGGCGCGATCGTCCATATCCACGCCTGGATGGAAGATATTTTCTCGACCGAGATCAACTACCCATGCGGCACGCGCGAGTTGGCAGTCGCCGTCTCGGATCTCATTCGGGCGGCCCCGGATCCGTCGCGGGCGGTCGTCGGGCTCAAGAATCACGGGCTGACGATCACCGGTCGCTCGTTGCCGGAGATCTTCGAGCGTATCGACGGCAAGATCCTCGCTCAGGTGCCGATGAGCTAG
- a CDS encoding diacylglycerol kinase family protein: MVAAERQSATGGAPTTTLHVVVNPMAGNGRAGRRWPEYAKHLRAAGYDFKAYLTTGAGEATDIARRLARHDVPILVCVGGDGTMNEVVNGLIDADRPVSEHTRLLVIPCGTGHDLSRSLGVRSVEDAIRALRDDCVATIDVGRISYLDTQTGQLTSRYFANVADAGLGGATALRINRTSKRFGGLVSYMSSAVRSVASFEPVTVDVTADGETVFDGRANMVVFANGAHFAGGMHVAPMASLCDGRLEVFVLEDVGRRALITDIMPRVYRGSHVGRPGVRHLSATRATVRCDEGMLIEMDGEQIGQTPIEVVVVPRTLRVFGLPETLQLFGGCTDPSQ; encoded by the coding sequence ATGGTAGCCGCCGAGCGACAGAGTGCCACGGGCGGAGCCCCGACCACTACCCTCCACGTTGTCGTGAACCCGATGGCCGGCAATGGTCGTGCTGGCCGTCGCTGGCCGGAATATGCGAAACACCTCCGCGCCGCCGGTTATGACTTCAAGGCCTATCTGACGACCGGCGCCGGCGAAGCCACCGATATCGCCCGTCGCCTCGCGCGACACGATGTGCCGATCCTCGTCTGTGTCGGCGGAGATGGCACCATGAACGAGGTCGTCAACGGCCTCATCGATGCCGACCGTCCGGTCAGCGAGCACACACGGCTACTCGTGATCCCGTGTGGCACCGGCCACGATCTCAGCCGGTCACTCGGCGTGCGAAGTGTTGAGGACGCCATCCGGGCGCTACGCGATGACTGTGTTGCGACGATCGACGTCGGACGAATCAGCTATCTGGACACGCAGACCGGTCAGCTCACATCCCGCTACTTCGCCAACGTCGCCGACGCCGGCCTCGGTGGCGCGACCGCTCTGCGAATCAATCGCACATCGAAGCGGTTTGGTGGCCTGGTCTCCTATATGTCCAGCGCCGTCCGGTCGGTTGCTTCTTTCGAGCCCGTCACGGTGGATGTAACCGCTGATGGCGAGACGGTTTTCGACGGGCGAGCCAACATGGTGGTGTTCGCCAACGGCGCCCATTTTGCCGGGGGCATGCACGTGGCCCCGATGGCGTCGCTCTGCGATGGCCGGCTCGAGGTCTTCGTCCTCGAGGACGTCGGTCGGCGGGCATTGATCACCGACATCATGCCGCGCGTCTATCGCGGCTCGCATGTCGGCCGGCCTGGCGTCCGCCACCTGTCGGCAACCCGCGCGACCGTGCGTTGCGACGAAGGGATGCTGATCGAGATGGATGGCGAGCAGATCGGCCAGACACCGATCGAGGTCGTGGTAGTTCCTCGTACCCTGCGGGTGTTCGGGCTTCCCGAGACTCTCCAACTATTCGGCGGTTGCACCGATCCAAGCCAATAG
- a CDS encoding glycosyltransferase family 1 protein, with translation MRLSDVALRVAFDMRLAGYRAGGIARYSTDLAAALRRQPDIDLVPLRAVRDPAVDPSSARFRTPPHHRLERYAVPVELMLRRVRPDIYHAVDLIAPILPGVPAVATVYDLAFLRWPEDLAADALAYYRQLGRSARWTREWIVPSAWTAADLVERYAIDPARVTVIPLGVTMGIDDQPALPRSSRGDYVLAVGTVEPRKRYDLLLDALHLVDPTIRLVVAGHPGWRSDDTQTRLQAATASGRVEWLVGPSDADVWRLYREAIAVVLPSRVEGFGLAALEGMAVGTPVISSGGGALPEVTGAVAIEVIDGDPGEWAAAIERVAGDAELWRSLSAGGVTRAKQFDWDDAAARTVAVYQRAVGH, from the coding sequence ATGCGCTTGTCTGACGTGGCGCTCCGCGTTGCGTTCGATATGCGTCTGGCCGGCTACCGGGCCGGTGGCATCGCCCGTTATTCGACGGATCTCGCCGCGGCCCTTCGTCGCCAGCCCGACATTGACCTGGTCCCGCTCCGTGCGGTCCGCGACCCGGCGGTGGATCCGTCTTCGGCTCGTTTCCGCACCCCGCCGCACCATCGCCTGGAGCGCTACGCCGTCCCGGTCGAGCTGATGCTGCGGCGGGTCCGGCCGGATATCTACCATGCTGTCGATCTCATCGCGCCGATCCTCCCGGGCGTCCCAGCCGTCGCGACCGTCTATGATCTGGCGTTTCTGCGGTGGCCGGAGGACCTCGCTGCCGACGCCCTCGCCTACTACCGCCAGCTTGGTCGCTCGGCTCGCTGGACCCGCGAGTGGATCGTGCCATCTGCCTGGACTGCAGCCGATCTGGTCGAGCGCTATGCGATCGATCCTGCCCGTGTAACTGTCATCCCTCTGGGGGTGACAATGGGAATCGACGACCAGCCCGCGCTCCCGCGCTCATCGCGCGGCGATTATGTCCTGGCAGTCGGCACCGTCGAGCCTCGCAAACGCTATGACTTGTTGCTCGATGCGCTCCATCTCGTCGACCCGACTATCCGGCTCGTCGTTGCCGGCCACCCTGGTTGGCGTAGTGACGACACCCAGACCCGGCTGCAAGCCGCGACGGCCTCGGGCCGCGTCGAGTGGCTCGTCGGGCCGTCCGACGCAGATGTATGGAGGCTCTACCGCGAGGCTATAGCGGTCGTCCTGCCCAGCAGAGTGGAGGGGTTCGGGTTGGCCGCGCTGGAAGGAATGGCCGTCGGGACGCCGGTCATTTCTTCGGGAGGTGGCGCGCTCCCGGAGGTTACCGGCGCAGTGGCGATCGAGGTCATTGATGGCGACCCCGGTGAGTGGGCCGCGGCGATCGAGCGTGTTGCAGGCGATGCCGAGCTATGGCGTTCGCTCTCGGCTGGCGGGGTTACCCGGGCAAAGCAGTTCGACTGGGACGACGCGGCTGCGCGGACTGTGGCTGTATATCAGCGCGCGGTTGGGCACTGA
- a CDS encoding PIG-L deacetylase family protein, translating to MIDIDERIGIPESAICLFAHPDDPDFICGGTLARWADGGCRITYVLMTDGRAGVQGLGDTPISDVDLVAMRQREQREAAAIIGAHDVVFFDHRDGELIHTLELRRQLVREIRRARPQAAILFDPQRRVMPGYVQHPDHWTSGEAALAALFPLSGNRRTFVELADEGLTPHQVQDIYLVSAMSPNLRIDITDVIERKLRAMSCHRSQVGDPETLGDRMRGMSRQAAGASGMEYAEQFHFLRFGARDLALDALV from the coding sequence ATGATTGATATTGACGAGCGTATCGGTATCCCCGAGAGCGCGATCTGCCTGTTCGCTCATCCCGATGACCCGGACTTTATCTGTGGCGGAACGCTGGCTCGCTGGGCCGACGGCGGCTGCCGAATCACCTATGTGCTGATGACCGATGGCCGCGCCGGCGTCCAGGGGCTCGGTGATACTCCGATCTCCGACGTCGACCTCGTTGCCATGCGCCAACGAGAGCAGCGCGAGGCAGCAGCGATCATCGGCGCACACGACGTTGTCTTCTTCGACCATCGCGATGGAGAGCTTATCCATACGCTCGAGCTGCGCCGGCAGCTCGTCCGCGAGATTCGCCGTGCTCGCCCGCAGGCAGCGATTCTCTTCGACCCTCAGCGGCGGGTGATGCCCGGCTACGTTCAGCACCCCGACCATTGGACCAGCGGCGAGGCGGCATTGGCGGCGCTCTTTCCGCTATCCGGCAATCGCCGCACATTCGTCGAGCTGGCCGACGAGGGGCTTACTCCCCACCAGGTCCAGGACATCTATCTGGTCAGCGCCATGTCCCCGAACCTGCGGATCGATATCACCGACGTCATCGAACGTAAGCTGCGCGCGATGAGCTGTCATCGATCCCAGGTCGGCGATCCCGAGACGCTCGGGGATCGGATGAGAGGGATGTCTCGTCAGGCGGCCGGCGCGTCCGGCATGGAATACGCCGAGCAGTTCCACTTCCTTCGCTTCGGCGCTCGTGACCTCGCGCTGGATGCGCTTGTCTGA
- a CDS encoding DUF402 domain-containing protein, which translates to MSLAATEWTVVKLRPDGSVATRYQATDIEAPAGWVAARAVWTFGTVDIGYYTFERGDVLYEYFSTVRPFNLFANYRPDGRLVGWYCNVTHPTSVSDGVITWHDLWVDVLVLPGGAIAVVDLDELEASGIAASDPDLHRMILDARDELVALAESRDYPFSAERHTGDTND; encoded by the coding sequence ATGTCACTAGCGGCGACTGAATGGACCGTCGTCAAGCTGCGACCGGACGGCAGCGTGGCAACCCGCTACCAGGCCACCGACATCGAAGCCCCGGCCGGCTGGGTCGCTGCTCGCGCAGTCTGGACGTTCGGGACGGTCGATATCGGCTACTACACGTTCGAGCGGGGCGACGTGCTCTACGAGTATTTCTCGACGGTGCGTCCTTTCAACCTGTTCGCCAACTATCGCCCGGATGGCCGCCTGGTGGGCTGGTATTGCAACGTCACTCACCCGACCAGCGTCTCCGACGGCGTCATCACCTGGCACGACCTCTGGGTTGATGTCCTCGTTCTGCCGGGTGGCGCGATCGCTGTCGTTGACCTTGACGAGCTGGAAGCGTCCGGCATCGCCGCCAGCGACCCGGATCTTCATCGAATGATCCTCGATGCTCGCGATGAGCTGGTTGCGCTCGCGGAGAGCCGCGACTATCCGTTCTCGGCTGAACGTCATACTGGAGACACGAATGATTGA